One Tunturibacter gelidoferens genomic region harbors:
- a CDS encoding MotA/TolQ/ExbB proton channel family protein — MVWTLSLALYFFQEDPSAAAPPAASNTSALVEMIHNSGPVAFAVLVILLLASIFSWAIMFSKWSSFSRAHTQSQRFVRAFRKSTRLSEIAAVADQFRPSPLVAVFTEIHDEYQRQNGGRGLPRNPVALERAAQTASSEALTAMESRMTWLATIAAIAPFIGLFGTVMGIIDAFHGLGTAGAATLRAVAPGISEALITTAAGLVVAIPAVVGYNQLTARLREFGARMDDFGRELLNAIENAAMISPPSPPQPQAEEVRRRTF, encoded by the coding sequence ATGGTCTGGACCCTTTCCTTAGCTCTCTACTTTTTTCAGGAAGACCCCTCTGCCGCCGCGCCCCCCGCGGCCTCCAACACCAGCGCCCTGGTAGAGATGATCCATAACAGCGGCCCCGTTGCCTTTGCCGTCCTGGTCATCCTGCTTCTCGCCAGCATCTTCTCGTGGGCCATCATGTTCTCCAAGTGGTCGAGCTTCAGCAGAGCCCACACTCAAAGCCAGCGCTTTGTCCGGGCCTTTCGCAAATCGACTCGCCTCAGCGAAATCGCCGCCGTAGCCGACCAGTTCAGGCCCAGCCCACTCGTCGCCGTCTTCACGGAGATCCACGACGAGTATCAGCGTCAGAACGGCGGACGCGGCCTCCCCCGCAATCCAGTCGCCCTCGAACGCGCCGCTCAAACTGCCTCAAGCGAAGCCCTCACCGCGATGGAAAGCCGCATGACCTGGCTTGCCACCATCGCCGCCATCGCTCCCTTCATCGGCCTCTTCGGCACCGTCATGGGCATCATCGACGCCTTCCACGGCCTCGGCACCGCTGGCGCCGCGACCCTCCGCGCCGTCGCCCCCGGCATCTCGGAGGCCCTCATCACCACCGCCGCCGGCCTCGTCGTCGCCATTCCCGCCGTCGTCGGCTACAACCAACTCACCGCCCGTCTCCGCGAGTTCGGCGCGCGGATGGACGACTTCGGACGCGAGCTACTCAACGCCATCGAAAACGCAGCCATGATCAGTCCTCCCAGCCCGCCGCAGCCGCAAGCCGAAGAAGTTCGCAGGAGAACCTTCTAG
- a CDS encoding ExbD/TolR family protein — protein MAFSAKGRTQTALAEINITPLVDVVLVLLLIFMLTAPVLQSGVEVAIPKTRSVNQLTEERMVVTIDREQNVFLQDKPVNVNQLPTLLRSTGKAEPSKRIIYLRADERVPFGAFASVMDAVKQAGITNISIVTQPIQK, from the coding sequence ATGGCCTTCTCTGCAAAGGGACGCACCCAGACCGCGCTCGCCGAGATCAACATCACTCCGCTGGTCGACGTCGTTCTTGTCCTTCTGCTTATCTTCATGCTCACCGCCCCGGTTCTCCAGTCCGGTGTCGAGGTTGCCATCCCCAAGACGCGCTCCGTCAACCAGCTCACCGAAGAACGCATGGTCGTCACCATTGACCGCGAGCAGAACGTCTTCCTCCAGGACAAGCCCGTCAACGTCAACCAGCTCCCCACGCTGCTGAGATCCACCGGCAAAGCCGAGCCCTCCAAGCGCATCATCTACCTGCGAGCCGACGAGCGCGTGCCCTTCGGCGCATTCGCTTCGGTTATGGATGCGGTCAAGCAGGCCGGCATCACCAACATCAGCATCGTCACCCAACCAATCCAGAAGTGA